The nucleotide sequence CTTTTTGCGCCGGATTTCGAAATCAACGTGATAGACTGATCCCAAACGTGATAGACTAATCCCAGATGAAAGGTATAAAATGACGTAGTAGTTGTCAAATCCTCCAATCCTTCATCCAAGATCCACCGACAGACGTTCTCCCCGGGGCGACTGACTGTCCGCTACCCCGCCGGCCTCCGTTGCCACTTCCACCACTCTTCCTGCGGCGCGTAGCCCAGGATGCGTTCCGCCTTTTCCAGGCTGTATCTCCCCGGTCCATAGTGGCTGTGCAGGTTGAAGGCCTGGTAGAATTCGGGAACCGAGGGGAGTTCGAGGCCCTGGCGGCAGGCCACGGCGAGATCGTCGTGGATGATGAGGAATTCTCGCGTCGAGTTCTTGCCGGTATGCTCGGTCGGCCGGGGCGCCAGGCCCTGGAACAGGTAGCAGACCGTGTGGATCTTGTGGTGCCGGGCGAAGCTCCGGACGATCTCGTTGCTCAGGTGCTTGGTGATGAAATAGTAGTCGGAGGAAGGCGCATCGGGCGCGTCGACGGGGATGTCGGTGTCGTGCACGTAGGCCAGGAGGGTCTGGGCCGGACCGGTGTGGATCACCTTCCTGATCCCGGCGTCGGCGGCCGCCTTCATCACGTTCCAGGCCCCGACGGTATTGACCTGGAAGCTCAGCGTGTCGTCGTGGCGCAGGACCGTGAAGTTCATGACCGCGTCCACGCCCTCCACGGCCTCGCGGACCTGGCCGTAGTCCCGCACGTCCACGGTGAGGACGGGCTTTCCGTCCGGGTGGTCCTTGATGTCGGCCAGCCGCAGGTCGTAGTCCTGCTCGAGCGCGGGGGTGATGTGCGGCGCGATGAGCCCGGAAGCGCCGAGCAGCAGGACTTTCTTCATGGATGGCACCTCGATACGGCATCGGTTGCGCGCCGAGGTCCGAGGTCTGTGGCGGTTTCAAGACAGAACATCGTGCCTCCCCTCAGCCCCGCCAGTTCGCGGCGAAGTTGTGGACCGGCGCGTAGCCGAGGTTGCGCGCCTGGTTGATGAGGTACTTCGGATTCTCCAGGTCGGCGCAGATGTGGTACGTGGCGTACCTGCTTGTCCACCAGACCTGGTCCGAGGCGTCGCGCTCCAGGGCGAGGCGGAAGGCCTGGGCCGCGTCCCGGTAGTCCAGCCACAGCAGGTCGGGCGCCTGGCCGGCCACTTCCTCTTCGCTGACGAGGTTGCCCAGCCTGAGTCCCGTGACCGTCACCATGTGGTCCCTCGCGAATTCGCGGGCGGTGTGCTCGCCCAGGTAGCGGGACATGGCCGGCATGTCGGGCTCGGGCAGCGGCTTCCAGAGTTCGCTGATGTACACGTCGTCGGGATAGGGCCGGAAGAGGTCGAGGGTCCCGCCGTAGACGAAACGCTTCACGCCCGCCTCCACCCCGGCCTTGAAGAGCTGGTGCGTGCCCCGCGTGGCCAGTTCCAGGAGATGCTTCTCGCGCTCCACCTCGGACTCCGGCAGGTCCTGCGGCGGCTCGCCCGTGTGGACGACGGCGTCCATGCCGCGGACCGCCCTCCAGGCGAAGTCCTGGTCCAGCAGGCTGCCCTGGGCCTCATCGCCTGCCCATTCGCCGCGCGTTTCGCCCCCGGTCGCGGCTGGCGCTTCGACGGGCGATTCGTCCACAAGACGGAGCGAGTGGCCTTCAAGGGCGTCGGCCACCGCCCGTCCCAGCCGGCTCGCGGCGCCGGTGATCAGTATGTTCATGGTTGCTCCTTTGAGACTCGAATTTTGTCTGCGAGTTTTCCGAATTCAGCTCCGACTAATCATTAAAGGTCCACAGGTCCAGGGCCGTGCCGCCCAGCACGCGGGGCATGTCCTCCGGCGCGATGAACTTCATTTCGTCGCGGACGACCGTCAGGGTTTGGCCGTAGGCGGCGTTCGGGAGGCAGACGGGCCAGTCGGTGCCCCACATGATGCGCTGGCCGCCGAATGCCTGGTAGACCGCCTCGACCATGGCGTGGGTATCCGACCAGGGATAGTCCTGATTCGAAATGGACCAGGTATGGCTGATCTTCACGTATACGCGGGGGTACCGGGCCAGGTCGAGTACGGCCTGGATTTCGTCCGGCCGGTCGGGCTGCGCGTCGGCCATGTGGTCCACGACGACGTCGAGGTTGGGAAACCGGTCCAGCAGGCCAGCCAGGTCGGGCAAGCGCCCGGGCCGCGTCAGCATGAGCAGCGGGACCTCGAGTTCCTCGGCGCGCCGGAAGATGGGCGGCATCAGGGGGCCGCGGAACCAGTCGCCCGCAGGGCCTTCGGCTGGACTCAGCCGCACGCCCTGGAAGCCGTGCTCCTCCACCCACCGGCTGAGGTGATCCGGTGCGGCGGGGTCTTCGGGATTGACGCGGCAGACCCCGGCAAACCGGTCCGGGTACGTGCGCAGGACGTGAGATACGTATGCATTGTCCCAACGGTAGCCGATGTATTGCACCAGGACGGTCTTCTCCACGCCGTGCCGGTCCATCAGGGCCAGGAGCATCTCCGCCGTTCGGTCCTCGGCGGGCGGTGCGTCGCTCTCCGAGGGCCAGGGGAAAGCGGGATCGTTGACCCAGACATGGGTATGGGGGTCGATGATGCGCATGGTTCTCGCAGGGTGTTAGGCTTTGAACGATTCGCTAATGTCGAGACCTGAACCGATTAAATCAAGGATAAAGTGAGGTGCATGCGCAATGGCAAGACAGAACCTGATCCTGGGTCTGCAGGCGTTCTCGGCGATCGGTATTTTCGCGCTGGGGCTGTTGACCTATTTCGGCCAGTCTAGCCGGGACCTCCGTCTGGAGATGCGGCAGGGATTCGAGTCCATCCGGGTGGAAATGAGGGGAGAAAACCGAGCCTTCAGAACGGAAATGAGGGAAGAAAACAGCACTTTCATGGCGGAAATGAGGGAGGAGTTTGACGCATTCAAGACGGAAATGAAGAGAGAGTTCGGCGTATTCAGGACGGAGATGAGGGAGGAATTCGCGGACATCAGAAGGGAGTTGAGAGACGTCAACACCCGCCTTTCACGCGTAGAAGGACATCTTGGGATACCGCCGGTCCAGATCCCGGTTCCCTGATCGCTGCTGGTCAAATGGAGCCGGCGAGTCGTAAGGGTCGGCCAGTCCGACAGGGGTCAGCGGGCCATAAGGTTGAGCCGAACCGATTGAATCAGCGCGTGCGAACGAACTTCTGCAACCGGGCGTCGGCCTGGACTTCGCCGACGTAGAGGTCGCCGCGTGAATCCATCCAGATGCCGTGGGGACATCCGGCGAACTCGCCGGGCCGGTCGCTGCGCCGTCCGCCTCCCCAGCTGCTTACGAGGTCGCCGTCCAGGGTGTATATACCTACCTGTTGTTCGAGTTCGGCCACGTAGACGATATCCTCTTCCGGGTCAAAAAAGGTGGTGTCGGGCTTGCCGGGAACGGCGCGTTCCTCGAGGTAGTTTCCTTCCAGGTCGAAGAGCTGGATGCGCTCGTTGGTGCGATCGCACGCCCAGATCCGGTCATGGCGGTCTATGCGGACGCAGTGGCTGAGTTCGAACTGGCCCGGGCCTGAGCCCCAGCTTCCCCAGGAGTGGATGTGGCGGCCCTCGGCGTCGTAATGGTGGATCCGGGCATTCTCGTAGCCGTCGGACACATAGATGTCGCCGTTCGGCGCGACGACGGCATCGGTGGGTTTGCGGAAGGGATCGCCGTCCGCCGCGCCGGGAACGCCGGGCATGCCGATCACCCTCACCTGGTTTCCGTCGCGGTCGAACTTGCGTACGCAGTGATCCAGCCAGTCGGTGAGATAGAGGTTGTCCTCTCCGTCGATGTAGATACCATGCGCATCCTTGAGTATGCCGTCGCCGATCGTCTTGATGAATTGGCCGTCGCGGTCGAATACGATCAGGGGATGCTCGCTCCGCGAATACACGTACACCCGATCCTGGGAATCGCACGCCACGCCGGTTATCCAGCCGAAGGACCAGCCCTCCGGCAGGCTGTACCAGTTCTCCTGCAATTCGTAGGTATACGCGCCGCTGCCGAAACTCATTTGCATGCCTCTTTCTTTTGAAAAGCCGCCTCGATGCCGGAGTACAGATGCACGATCCAGCCGTAACCCAGCATCCACAGCATGACCGCGAGGACGAAATGGATGACCGCGGCCGGCCTGCGGCCCTGGTACAACTGTCCCAATCCGGGGACGACCAGACTGAATACCATGACACCAAACCTGGTGCCGAGGGGCGAGCCTCAAAGCATGATGGTTCTCCTTAAGGCGCCTGCGCAACCCTGTGGGCCTGCTTGGGATTGCGGCGCTGTTCCTCCAGGGCCTCGACCCAGCTGTCCGCCCAGGCCTGGTGGTCGGTCAGTACGCGCTCCGGATTCGCTCGGCTCCGCACGCAGAAGTCCGGAAAAAAGGGCCGGCCCGTCGGCGCGCCATAGGCCACGTAACGCAGGTCCAGGCTCCAGCGCACGTCCCATTCGGTCAGGTTCGGCGTGGACCGGTGGGGCGTATACTGGCTCAGGAAGACGACCCCGCCCTTGCGCACTTCGGCCGGTTCCGCCTCGGTCTCGGGCATGAGGTCCGGCTTGATGCGCGTGCCCGCGTCCGACACGTGGTCGAGATGGCCGGTGTGGATCACGTCCGGGATCACCTCCAGGCACCCCCGTTCCACCGTGGCGTCCACCAGAGGCAGCCAGCAGGTCAGCGCCAGGGTCCGGTCCGACTCCGCCCAGCTCACCCCCGAGTCCTGGTGCCAGGGCACGTTGTACGACGGGCTGGCGTCCAGGCGGGACGGCGGCTTGGCCCGGATGTGCTGTATGGGCGAGCAGGTGATTTCGGGGCCGACCAGGGACTCCACGGCGTCGAGCAGGTTATCGTTCCGGAGGAAGTCGAAGACCGGCTTCGCCCGCAGGTCATAGATGTCCATGCCGCTGCCGATCTCGGTGCTCTGGGCGAACAGCCGGGCGTAGCGCGTCAGGAAGGGTTCGTCTTCGTACAGGTCGGCAATCTTGCCCTCGAAGTGCAGGTTCCGCGCCTGCCGGTCGACGAACTCCGTCATGGTCTCGATCACGGGATCCAGGTCCGCGTCGGTCAGCACGTCCTCGACGACCACCAGACCGCGGTCGTGGAACTCCGCCAGTTGCGCTTCGGTGAGGGCCATGGGCGTTCTCCTATGTTCTCTTTGCAGTTACGGCGGCCGGGTCTTACGGCCGATTTGATCCTAATGGTACGCTGATCGCGGTTTTCAACAGCCGATGCAATCCAGATCCGGTGCTAATCAGATGGTCACGATAACATAATCGCAAAACAGTGCGTTGGCAACACGGGAGGATCGGAAATCGACTATCACAGAAACAAACCGCAGAATCATGTTTATGTCATATTTACGAATTTTTCTTAATTGTGTATGTTTTCTATTTGGTATGTTCACATTATCTAACTAATTTCATATATCGAATCTCGTGAAATAGAACGGACAGCAATGTCAGGCGTATGAATCGAGTTCTGATGCGTACCCATCGGTGTCTGTTTTTCGGGTGTAGATCCTCGTTCTTCGCCGCGGTGTTGCTTGTGACAGCCTACCTGTCCCTGGCCACCTGCGGCAAAGATAGTCCGACGAAGCCGACAGCTCCGGAACCGACTCCTCCTCCACCGCCTCCCCCGGCGCCGGTCGCCACCCGTATAGAAATCACCCCTTCATCTGTTACGCTCAACTCTATAGGGCAGACAGCACCGTTAACCGCCAGGGTCTTAGATCAGAACAATGCAGTACTCAGTGGTGCTGCCGTAGTCTGGTCCAGTAGTCTGCCGGGCGTGGCCACGGTGAGCGCCCAGGGGCTGGTGACCGCAGTCGCGAATGGCAACACCCAGATCACCGCACGATCAGGAAATGTGTCTGCTTCGGTTACCGTAATCATTTCACAGTCCGCGACGAAAGTCGTCATTGAGCCGACCTCTGCGAACCTCATGGCCATCGGTCAGACGGTGCAGTTGACGGCTTCCGTGTTGGACGGAAACGGTCAGCCAGTAGCGGACGCCGAGGTCACCTGGTCGAGCAGCGACGAGTCCGTAGCTACCGTGAGCGGTCAGGGTCTGGTGACGGCGGTGGCGAGCGGCACTGCGCAGATCACCGCCAGTGCGGGAAGCGCGTCGGCTTCCGTTTCCGTCACGGTGATGGTTGCCCGTCAGGACCGGGAGGCACTGGTCGCCCTGTACAACAGCACGAACGGAACGAACTGGACCAACAGTACGAACTGGTTGACAGATGAGCCCCTGGAAACATGGTACGGTGTTAGCGCGAACGACCGGGGCGAGGTGACAAATCTGTTTCTGAGCGAGAACAACCTTGGGGGGACGATACCCTCTAGTCTGGGTCAACTGCATAATCTCTATTCTTTGTATCTTGATGGCAACCAGTTGACGGGCACTATCCCTCACGAATTCGGTCGACTCACTAACATCAGAACACTGCGTCTCAGCGAAAACTCTTTGACGGGTGCCATCCCGCCCGAACTTGGGCAACTGACCCACCTCATTCTGCTGAATCTCGCCAACAACGAATTGACGGGTGCCATCCCACCCGAACTCGGTCAATTACGCAATCTTAAGAACCTGAACTTTGGCTGGAACGCGTTGACCGGAAGCATCCCTCCCGAGCTTGGTCAATTGAGCAATCTCACAATTTTGAGTCTTCGCTACTCGCTGTTGACGGGCGCCATCCCTCCCGAACTCGGTCAACTTCGAAATCTCGAAGAGATGTTTCTCGACTCGAATGAATTATCCGGAAGCATCCCCTCCGAACTCGGTCAACTCACTAACCTCAGAAGACTGGTACTTTCCAATAATACAGGTCTTTCCGGACCGTTGCCCTCAACGATGACCGAACTGACAAACTTGCAACTGTTCCATATTGACAAAACACTGTTATGCGTCCGGCCAACGGTTGAATTCCAGGATTGGTTCCGCACGATAGCGGAAAGGCGCGGTTCAACCTGTTCCGATCAGGAACGGGATGCTCTGATCGCGCTGTATAACCGTACGGACGGCCCGAACTGGACCAACAACTCGAACTGGTACAGCTTCAAGTCTCTGAACGAATGGCACGGCGTAATCACCGACGCCGAGGGCAAGGTCGTCAAAGTCGACCTTGAGGATAACAACCTGAATGGATCGCTTCCAGGATCACTGGGCGATCTGACAAGTCTAACGGCGTTGAACCTGTCGTTCAACACGGCCCTCACCGGGACTCTACCGCCTACTTTCACGAGCCTCGGTCTGGAGGAGTTACTGTTGGAAGGTACGCAATTATGCGCTCCTTCGGACGACGGTTTCCAGGCATGGCTTGAAGGCATTTCGCAACGGAACGGTGCCGACTGCATCGACACCCGACGGGACTTCTACCCATTGACCGTACTTTACGACAGCACAAATGGGCCGGAATGGACCAACCAGTCGAACTGGCTGACCGGTGCGGCCCTGGATACCTGGTATGGCGTGACGACCAATGAACTCGGAGAGGTGACGGGCCTGGACTTGCAGGAGAATAACCTGGCAGGAACGATTCCACCCGAACTGGCGCAATTCGATAAACTGGAGACACTGCACCTCGGCATTAACCAATTAACGGGGCCGATTCCACCCGAACTCGGACGACTCGGTAACATGACGTATCTGTACCTTG is from Gemmatimonadota bacterium and encodes:
- a CDS encoding NAD-dependent epimerase/dehydratase family protein, producing the protein MKKVLLLGASGLIAPHITPALEQDYDLRLADIKDHPDGKPVLTVDVRDYGQVREAVEGVDAVMNFTVLRHDDTLSFQVNTVGAWNVMKAAADAGIRKVIHTGPAQTLLAYVHDTDIPVDAPDAPSSDYYFITKHLSNEIVRSFARHHKIHTVCYLFQGLAPRPTEHTGKNSTREFLIIHDDLAVACRQGLELPSVPEFYQAFNLHSHYGPGRYSLEKAERILGYAPQEEWWKWQRRPAG
- a CDS encoding phytanoyl-CoA dioxygenase family protein; this encodes MALTEAQLAEFHDRGLVVVEDVLTDADLDPVIETMTEFVDRQARNLHFEGKIADLYEDEPFLTRYARLFAQSTEIGSGMDIYDLRAKPVFDFLRNDNLLDAVESLVGPEITCSPIQHIRAKPPSRLDASPSYNVPWHQDSGVSWAESDRTLALTCWLPLVDATVERGCLEVIPDVIHTGHLDHVSDAGTRIKPDLMPETEAEPAEVRKGGVVFLSQYTPHRSTPNLTEWDVRWSLDLRYVAYGAPTGRPFFPDFCVRSRANPERVLTDHQAWADSWVEALEEQRRNPKQAHRVAQAP
- a CDS encoding NAD(P)-dependent oxidoreductase, with translation MNILITGAASRLGRAVADALEGHSLRLVDESPVEAPAATGGETRGEWAGDEAQGSLLDQDFAWRAVRGMDAVVHTGEPPQDLPESEVEREKHLLELATRGTHQLFKAGVEAGVKRFVYGGTLDLFRPYPDDVYISELWKPLPEPDMPAMSRYLGEHTAREFARDHMVTVTGLRLGNLVSEEEVAGQAPDLLWLDYRDAAQAFRLALERDASDQVWWTSRYATYHICADLENPKYLINQARNLGYAPVHNFAANWRG
- a CDS encoding 6-bladed beta-propeller — protein: MQMSFGSGAYTYELQENWYSLPEGWSFGWITGVACDSQDRVYVYSRSEHPLIVFDRDGQFIKTIGDGILKDAHGIYIDGEDNLYLTDWLDHCVRKFDRDGNQVRVIGMPGVPGAADGDPFRKPTDAVVAPNGDIYVSDGYENARIHHYDAEGRHIHSWGSWGSGPGQFELSHCVRIDRHDRIWACDRTNERIQLFDLEGNYLEERAVPGKPDTTFFDPEEDIVYVAELEQQVGIYTLDGDLVSSWGGGRRSDRPGEFAGCPHGIWMDSRGDLYVGEVQADARLQKFVRTR
- a CDS encoding amidohydrolase, producing the protein MRIIDPHTHVWVNDPAFPWPSESDAPPAEDRTAEMLLALMDRHGVEKTVLVQYIGYRWDNAYVSHVLRTYPDRFAGVCRVNPEDPAAPDHLSRWVEEHGFQGVRLSPAEGPAGDWFRGPLMPPIFRRAEELEVPLLMLTRPGRLPDLAGLLDRFPNLDVVVDHMADAQPDRPDEIQAVLDLARYPRVYVKISHTWSISNQDYPWSDTHAMVEAVYQAFGGQRIMWGTDWPVCLPNAAYGQTLTVVRDEMKFIAPEDMPRVLGGTALDLWTFND